From a single Capsicum annuum cultivar UCD-10X-F1 chromosome 12, UCD10Xv1.1, whole genome shotgun sequence genomic region:
- the LOC107849100 gene encoding uncharacterized protein LOC107849100, translating into MVANRLDQWKRWLPAAEWWYNTNFHTRLQCTPFEALYGYTPQQLSVGPLLENIVQAAEDVVIQRQQFLQLLKDNLTKAQARMKYYANNRRTDREFAVGNMLALPPESKVHPVFHVSLLKKKVGNRVVVQSRLPSTGSDGQFLVQPVAILQRQTVKNNNTVVIQVLVQWSNLPPEDATW; encoded by the exons ATGGTGGCTAATAGGCTAGATCAGTGGAAGCGGTGGTTACCAGCTGCAGAGTGGTGGTATAATACTAATTTTCACACTAGATTGCAATGtacaccatttgaggctttgtatggttaCACCCCTCAGCAACTATCTGTTGGTCCACTCTTGGAGAACATAGTGCAAGCCGCTGAAGATGTGGTGATACAGAGACAACAATTTCTACAATTACTCAAGGACAATTTAACCAAGgcacaagcaagaatgaagtatTATGCTAATAACCGGAGGACAGACAGGGAATTTGCAGTTGGCAATATG TTAGCATTGCCACCTGAATCTAAGGTGCACCCGGTGTTTCATGTGTCACTCCTCAAGAAGAAAGTAGGTAATCGTGTAGTGGTTCAATCTAGATTGCCTTCTACTGGTTCAGATGGCCAATTCTTAGTTCAACCAGTGGCTATTCTGCAAAGACAAACGGTGAAGAATAATAATACAGTTGTTATCCAAGTGTTGGTGCAATGGTCTAACCTTCCACCTGAAGATGCAACTTGGTAA